DNA from Corallococcus soli:
GCCAGCCGCATCCGTTCGATGAGCGGCGGCTTCTCTGGCGTCACCCGGGCCATCACCTTCTGGGTGAAGTCCTTGAAGTCGACGTCGTCCACCGCCATGTCCAGGCCCACCCGGAGCAGACCGGACTCCGCGCGCAGGTCGGCCGAGCGGCCGGTGCAGTCCCGGCAGGCAGCCAGGTGGCGCTCCACATGGACGCGCTCCGCGGGGGCGAGTTCGCCATCGATGTAGGGAGACAGGAGCGGGACAAAACGCTCACACGCGGGATTTCCGGCCATGCTCTTCACCCTGCGGGTTGGTGGGAATGCAGCGTTGGGACGCGGCCCCCCCCACAGATATTCGAGGGGGTATTCCGAACGCCCTCACTCACTGCCCACCCCGCTCTTGGCTTCGTCCAGCTCCAGGTAATCGCTGAGGATTTTCTGCACCTTGGCGCGCGCGTGGAACAGGCGGCTCATCACGGTGCCCTTGGGGATGTCCAGGGTGCGGGCCAGGTCCTCGTAGGACATGCCCTCGATTTCGCGCAGCAGCAGGATGGCGCGGTGCTTCTCCGGCACCGTGGCCAGGGCCTCCTGGATCTTCTCCGCCAGCTCCTTGCGCAGGGCGCTCTTCTGGGGATTGGTCCCCAGGCGGCTGCCGAGCGCTCCGATGCGGGCCTCGGAGAGGTCCATGTCCTGGGACTCGTCGAACTCCACGACCTCACCGCCGCCCCGCCGCTTGCGGAGCACGTCGATGCAGATGTTCGACGTGATGCGGTAGAGCCACGTGTAGAACGAGGCGTCGCCCTTGAAGTGGTCCAGGTACTTGTAGACCTTGACGAACGCCTCCTGGGAGACGTCCATCGCTTCCTCCTTGTCCTTCAGCATGCCCAGCGCAACGGCGTACACCTTGCGCTGGTAACGCTCGACGAGGAGTTTGAAAGCGCGCTGGTCGCCGCTGCGGACGCGCTTGACGAGTGTAAGGTCGTCGGTGGCCAAGGGAGTGCGGCACCGTAACACAAGCCGCCATAACCCCAAGTCTTCCGAACAACCTCCCTGCTTTAGAGGGAGCTGACCAGGGCGATGACCGCCAGCGCGACGCCCGTGATGGCCAGCACCGCCCCGAAGACCATCCGGTCCCACTGCCCTTCGGCGAGGGCGTCCTCCTCCTCCGGGCCGGCCCGGAAGCGGTGGAGCACGTTCCAGAACATCCGCCCGCCAAGCTTCCCCTCGGAGCCGCCGCGCCGGTCCGGGTCGCCCGGCGGCAGGGGCTGGCCGTGCTCGTCCCGGCGGATGAACGGCCTGGGCATCGGCTGGTAGAGCCCTGGCGTCATGGGGGCGGCCTGTTCGGAGTGCCGCACGTCGGGCGGGGGCTCCAGTTGGACGTCCTTCGCGCGCTCGCGGGCCTCCTCGGGCGAGGGCGCATCCAGCACCCAGAGCCCCGCCTCCACGCCCGTCTGGCCGGTGGAGGGGTCCTGGAGCTGGGCGAAGCCCTGGTCCTTCAGCGCCTGGGCGAAGGCGGCCTTGCCCTCCGGGGTGGGCGGGTGCCGGGCGGCGGCCTCCGCATAGGCGGCGAAGAAGGTCCACAGGCGGGCCACCCGCTCCGACGAGGGCAGCGACGCGGGCCGCACCTGGGCGAACAGGAGCGCGCCGTCCGAGGCGAAGCGCTTCGCCACGGCGGGAGAGTCTTCCAGGTCCTGAAGGTCGCCGGGCACCAGCGACTCCACGTCCAGCACCGGGCCGCGCGCCTCGCCCGCGCCCAGGTAGGGGCTGGCGGAGGTGGGCTGCTCCGGCGTCCGAAAGCCGTCCTTCACCTTGCGCTGCTGCGGCGGGGCGCCCGGCGCGCGGGGCGGCTCGAAGCCGGTGCCGGGCTCCGTGCGGGGGCCTCGAGGCGCGCCGGGACCGCGCGGCGTGCCGGGGCCACCGGGCCGGGGGAGCGGGACGCGGAGCGACTGGGGCCCGACCTCCGACCCCTCCGGGAGCGCGCCGGTCTCCGGGCCTTCACCACCGGGGGAGCCCCCGGGGAGCCCCTCGCCGCCGGTTGAAGGCTCCATCCCGTCGTCCTGGAAGGGGGATGGGACGGGGGCCGTGACGGGCGCCGGGGCGGGCCCCGCGTCGGTGCGAGGCCCGGTGCGGGGGTCCGGCCCCCCTCGGGGACCGCGAATGTCGCCGACGTTTCCCATCCCCCGGATTCTCTCACATCGAGAACCCGGAGTTGCATGGGGGGCCCTACTCGCCCTCCCGCTCCACTTCCATGGGACTGGTCATTCCGTTGGCATCCAGACGGATGCGGTAGACGGCGTTGAGGCCGTCGCCGTCCGCGTCCGCGCGGGCGAGGCAGGACACCTCCGGCTCGCCCACGGGGCTCTCCTGCACCGTCACCTCGTACTGGAAGTGCACGGTGGCGCCCGGCGCGAAGCCGATGCGGAGGAAGTTTTCGTGGTCCTGGGCGAAGGGCACCGCCTCGCCGCCCCGGGGCACGGGGACGGGAAACGGCGCGATGGGCAGGTAGTCGCCGTGTTCGTCCCGGTGCGCCTGCACGGCGTCACACAGCGCCAGCACCTGGATGCGCGCCTCCTGGGTCAGCTCCTCGGGCGAGGCGCGGCCCCCGGAGCGCGTGGGCCCCGTGAAGATGAGCAGCAGGGCCATGGCCGCGCCCGCCACCACCGCGCCGACGAGGCCCACGACCACCGCCCTGCTGCGACGGGCCGGCGGGCCGGCAGGGAGCGGCGGCTGCATCAGGCCCACTCCCGGGGGTTGCGCAGCACCTCTTCCAGCCGGGCCTCCGGGGTGCCGGGCTCCGGGTGGTGGTCGTAGCGCCAGCGCACGCGCGGCGGCAGGGACATGAGGATGGACTCCGTGCGCCCCTGCGTCTCCAGGCCGAAGATGGTGCCCCGGTCATAGACGAGGTTGAACTCCACGTAGCGGCCCCGGCGCACCTCCTGCCAGAAGCGCTGCGCGTCCGTCACCGGCGTGTCCTTGCGCCGCTGGGCGATGGGCAGGTACGCGGGGATGAAGGCGTTGCCACAGTCCTGCACGAAGGCGAACTCGCGCTCCAGGTCGCCGCCCATGTTCTCGAAGAAGAGGCCGCCCACGCCGCGCGCCTCGCCCCGGTGGCGCACGTGGAAGTACGTGTCGCACGCGGCCTTGAAGCGCGGGTAGTACGTGGCGTCGTGCGCGTCGCACGCGGCCTTGTGCACGCGGTGGAAGTGCGCGGCGTCCTCGTCGTGCAGGTAGTACGGCGTCAGGTCCGCGCCGCCGCCGAACCACGCGCGCGCGCCCTGCTGGATGAAGCGGTAGTTGGCGTGCACGGTGGGCACGTGCGGGCTTCGGGGGTGCAGCACCAGCGACAGGCCGCCGGCCCAGAAGGAGCGCCCCTCGCCCTGGAGCTTCTTCGCGAAGGCCTCCTCCAGCTCGCCGTACACGATGGAGGTGTTGACGCCCGCCTTCTCCAGGACGGCGCCCTCCTCCAGCACGCGGCTGCGACCGCCACCGCCGCCCGGGCGGCTCCACGCGTCCTCGCGGAAGCGACCCTGCCCGTCCAGCGTCTCCAGCGCGCCGCAGATGTCGTCCTGGAGCTTCTGGATGAAGGCCGTCATGCGCCCCTTCATCCCCTCCACGTCCACCGTCGCCGTCATGTGCCCGTTGTCTCCCGTGCGGTACGAACGGGCGCGGATGCTACTAGGGCCCCTGGGCGGACGGGGCCTCGAAGTCCACCGGCGGCGTGGACGGCGCCAGGTTGCCCGCCGCGTCGAAGGCCTCGATGCGGGCGCGGTAGCTGCGGCCGTCCTCCAGCGCGAACGCCCCACCGCAGGCCTCATGGCCCAGATAAGCGGTGTTGGACTGGATGGGCAGCAGGTACTGCTGGGGGCTGACGCCCAGCCGGCGCGGGGCCAGCTTCACCACCAGGAAGGCGGGGCTCTCCTCGCGCATGGCGAGGTTCAGCTTCACGAACCGCGCGATGCCCTGGGGCGAGCGGCGCACGAAGCCCTCCGACACGGCGGGCTTCTTCACCCACTTGGGCGCCTTGACGTCCGGGCCCTTGCCGCTGAGCCACGAGGGCTGGACGCCGGGGCGGCCGTTGAGCACCGGCACGCCGGGCAGCACCTCGTCCAGCCGCAGCAGGTAGCGCTTGTCGGGCTGCATGGGCTCCGCCAGCTTGAGGATGATGACGGCGCGGCCCAGGGTGCTCTCCCAGCCCTTGATGACCTTGAGCTTCACGTCGTGGCCGTCCGCCTCCAGCCGCAGCGGCTTGCCCACCAGGCCCAGCACGGGCGAGCGCGCCGTGCCCACCCCCTCCAGCAAGAGGCGCATGTTGGTGGGGACGATGCCCCCGGGGGCTGGATACAGCTGGACGCCGTCCCCGGTGCACTGGGCGGAGGCGGAGGCGGCATACAGCAGGACGGCGATGAACACGCAGGCACGGAGCACGGTGCCCCCAGTGTGCGCCGGGAACGGGCGCAGGGAAAGTCAAAGTGGACCCCACCCTCCGGGGTGGGAGCGGGTCAGTGCCGGGGACCCTCGTCCTCGCTCAGCAGGATGGGGCCGAAGCGCTCCTCGTGGCGCCGCAGGTTCTCCTGGAGGACGCCCAGCAGCCGCTTGAGGTGGCGCGGGCTGGTGATGATGCGCGAGCGCACGCGCGCCAGGGGCTGCTGCGGCTGGACGAAGAGGAAGTCCAACACGAACTCCGTCTCCGTGTGGTTCACCAACGCCATGTTGGAGTACTGGCCGTTGGCGACCTCGTCGTCCATCTGCACCTGAAGCTGCATGTCCGGGGGTTTCGGAGTGTCCGCCATGAGGCAGGCGGCATAGCGCCTGGGGCCCGTCATGGCCAGTGTCCACCGGGTGAGCACGCGCTGGCGGGACATCGACGGGGACGCCACGGCGGCCTTCACGCTGGGTCGCGGTCCGGACGCCTGCCTGCTGCTGCACGGCTTCACGGGCAGCCCGTGGGAGGTCCGTCCCCTGGGCGAGGCCCTCGCGGCGCGGGGGATGCGCGTCGTGGCGCCCCGGCTCCCGGGCCACGGCACCACGCCCGAGGCCCTGCTGGACGTGGACCACCACGACTGGCAGGACGCTGCGGAGGACGCGCTGACGGCCCTGTGCCGGGAGGGCCACCGCCGCGTGTTCGTCGCGGGGCTGTCCATGGGGGCCCTGCTGGCGCTGCGGCTGGCCGCGCACCACCCGGACCGCGTGCGGGGGCTGGCGCTGGTGGCGCCCGCGGTGCGCTTCCGGGGGCCGCGCATGGCGCTGGTGCGCCAGCTGGTGCGCACGCC
Protein-coding regions in this window:
- a CDS encoding Immediate early protein ICP0 gives rise to the protein MEPSTGGEGLPGGSPGGEGPETGALPEGSEVGPQSLRVPLPRPGGPGTPRGPGAPRGPRTEPGTGFEPPRAPGAPPQQRKVKDGFRTPEQPTSASPYLGAGEARGPVLDVESLVPGDLQDLEDSPAVAKRFASDGALLFAQVRPASLPSSERVARLWTFFAAYAEAAARHPPTPEGKAAFAQALKDQGFAQLQDPSTGQTGVEAGLWVLDAPSPEEARERAKDVQLEPPPDVRHSEQAAPMTPGLYQPMPRPFIRRDEHGQPLPPGDPDRRGGSEGKLGGRMFWNVLHRFRAGPEEEDALAEGQWDRMVFGAVLAITGVALAVIALVSSL
- the hemF gene encoding oxygen-dependent coproporphyrinogen oxidase, whose protein sequence is MTATVDVEGMKGRMTAFIQKLQDDICGALETLDGQGRFREDAWSRPGGGGGRSRVLEEGAVLEKAGVNTSIVYGELEEAFAKKLQGEGRSFWAGGLSLVLHPRSPHVPTVHANYRFIQQGARAWFGGGADLTPYYLHDEDAAHFHRVHKAACDAHDATYYPRFKAACDTYFHVRHRGEARGVGGLFFENMGGDLEREFAFVQDCGNAFIPAYLPIAQRRKDTPVTDAQRFWQEVRRGRYVEFNLVYDRGTIFGLETQGRTESILMSLPPRVRWRYDHHPEPGTPEARLEEVLRNPREWA
- a CDS encoding DUF3467 domain-containing protein translates to MADTPKPPDMQLQVQMDDEVANGQYSNMALVNHTETEFVLDFLFVQPQQPLARVRSRIITSPRHLKRLLGVLQENLRRHEERFGPILLSEDEGPRH
- a CDS encoding RNA polymerase sigma factor — translated: MATDDLTLVKRVRSGDQRAFKLLVERYQRKVYAVALGMLKDKEEAMDVSQEAFVKVYKYLDHFKGDASFYTWLYRITSNICIDVLRKRRGGGEVVEFDESQDMDLSEARIGALGSRLGTNPQKSALRKELAEKIQEALATVPEKHRAILLLREIEGMSYEDLARTLDIPKGTVMSRLFHARAKVQKILSDYLELDEAKSGVGSE